The following are from one region of the Stigmatopora argus isolate UIUO_Sarg chromosome 9, RoL_Sarg_1.0, whole genome shotgun sequence genome:
- the rbm22 gene encoding pre-mRNA-splicing factor RBM22, with translation MATSLGSNTYNRQNWEDADFPILCQTCLGENPYIRMTKEKYGKECKICARPFTVFRWCPGTRMRFKKTEVCQTCSKMKNVCQTCLLDLEYGLPIQVRDTGMSIKDDIPRSDVNKEYFTQNMERELTDSEGTRPPGQIGKATSSSDMLLKLARTTPYYKRNRPHICSFWVKGECRRGEECPYRHEKPTDPDDPLADQNIKDRYYGINDPVADKLLKRASTMPRLDPPDDKSITTLYIGGLGESVTDGDLKGFFYQFGEIRTITIVQRQQCAFIQFATRQAAEMAAEKSFNKLIVNGQRLTVKWGRSQAARGKEGEGLSEMGTRLDPVPGLPGALPPPPPIDEEAPANYFNLDAGSSPAVMNLNLTLPPPPGLNPPPPGFGPPMFHPMAPPMAPPMAPPMAPPMAPPMAPPMPPPMPPTMSMRPPGQIHYPSQDPLRMGAHAAHVARHGD, from the exons ATGGCGACGTCCCTCGGCTCCAACACTTACAATAGACAGAACTGGGAAGACGCG GATTTCCCAATTCTCTGTCAAACATGCTTAGGAGAAAACCCTTACATTCGAATG ACCAAAGAAAAGTATGGAAAAGAATGCAAG ATCTGTGCTCGACCATTCACCGTTTTCCGCTGGTGTCCCGGAACGCGGATGCGTTTTAAGAAGACCGAGGTCTGTCAGACATGCAGCAAAATGAAGAATGTGTGTCAGACGTGCCTGTTGGATTTGGAATATG GTTTACCCATCCAGGTTCGAGATACCGGGATGTCCATAAAAGACGACATTCCCCGCTCGGATGTGAACAAAGAATACTTTACGCAGAATATGGAGCGAGAG TTAACCGATTCGGAGGGCACGCGGCCACCCGGTCAGATCGGAAAGGCCACCAGCTCCAGTGACATGTTGCTGAAACTGGCCCGCACCACACCATACTACAAGAGGAACCGTCCACACATCTGCTCCTTTTGGGTTAAGGGAGAGTGCCGGAGAGGGGAAGAGTGTCCCTACAG ACACGAAAAGCCCACCGATCCCGACGACCCCCTGGCCGACCAGAACATCAAGGATCGCTACTACGGAATTAACGATCCGGTGGCCGACAAGCTGCTGAAGCGGGCCTCCACCATGCCTCGACTGGACCCGCCGGATGACAAGTCCATCACCACCCTCTACATCGGGGGTCTCGGCGAATCGGTCACGGACGGAGACCTCAA gggtttCTTTTACCAGTTTGGAGAAATCCGAACAATCACAATTGTGCAGAGGCAACAGTGCGCCTTTATTCAGTTCGCCACCAGGCAGGCTGCCGAGATGGCCGCCGAAAAGTCTTTCAACAAGCTGATCGTGAACGGTCAGAGGCTCACCGTCAAGTGGGGAAG GTCTCAGGCGGCCAGAGGAAAGGAGGGTGAAGGCCTTTCGGAGATGGGCACCAGATTGGATCCTGTGCCGGGATTGCCGGGAG CACTTCCTCCGCCGCCACCTATCGACGAAGAGGCCCCGGCTAATTATTTTAACCTTGACGCCGGTAGCTCTCCGGCTGTCATGAATCTCAATCTCACTCTGCCGCCACCCCCGGGCCTCAACCCGCCGCCCCCAG GTTTCGGTCCCCCGATGTTTCACCCCATGGCTCCGCCGATGGCTCCGCCGATGGCTCCACCCATGGCTCCACCCATGGCCCCACCCATGGCTCCACCCATGCCCCCACCGATGCCCCCAACGATGAGCATGAGACCCCCAGGTCAAATCCACTACCCCTCCCAGGATCCCCTGCGGATGGGCGCTCACGCCGCGCACGTGGCACGCCACGGTGATTAG
- the myoz3a gene encoding myozenin-2, translating into MTSTRAVPSPVWGGSHRPCRINPAAARIASRRPTDSSVSRISPSSVMFTHRGMDDASKRRMLQARMLSQEAQGGGMNLGKKVSVPKDVMMEELALPSNRGSRMFQERQRRADRFTLEKAAGPAQDAVTSYPVAVPPPQMTRQPQGGKENQAFSMAGYSAPLKEIPHEKFNKSVIPFWSPWREALRHDEELLEGLDAKLPSPQRRQLADYRCFNRSPMPFGGALSGKRVIPIMSFEAQESQNLPDVALERMCHRPNFNRAPRGWAGLLCPESNEL; encoded by the exons ATGACTTCCACACGGGCTGTTCCTTCTCCAGTTTGGGGAGGGTCCCATCGGCCATGCAGGATAAACCCCGCAGCCGCCCGGATCGCCTCCCGACGCCCCACGGACAGCAGCGTGTCCAG GATCAGCCCGTCATCAGTCATGTTCACGCACAGAGGCATGGATGACGCCAGCAAGCGGAGAATGTTACAGGCTCGGATGCTGTCTCAAGAAGCCCAAGGAG GGGGCATGAATCTGGGGAAGAAGGTCAGCGTTCCCAAAGACGTGATGATGGAGGAGCTGGCCCTCCCGTCCAACCGAGGCTCTCGCATGTTTCAAGAAAGGCAGAGGCGGGCTGACAGATTCACGCTGGAGAAGGCGGCCGGCCCCGCTCAAGACGCCgtgact agcTATCCGGTGGCTGTCCCTCCCCCGCAAATGACCCGACAGCCTCAGGGAGGAAAAGAGAACCAAGCGTTCTCCATGGCCG GCTACTCTGCCCCCCTGAAGGAGATTCCCCACGAAAAGTTCAACAAAAGCGTGATTCCCTTCTGGTCTCCGTGGAGAGAAGCTCTGCGCCACGACGAGGAGCTTCTGGAAGGCCTGGATGCCAAGCTGCCCTCACCGCAAAGACGGCAGTTGGCCGACTACAGGTGCTTCAACAG GTCTCCCATGCCTTTTGGGGGCGCACTCTCAGGCAAGAGGGTGATCCCCATTATGAGCTTTGAGGCCCAGGAATCCCAAAACCTGCCGGACGTGGCTTTGGAGCGCATGTGTCATCGGCCCAATTTCAACCGAGCGCCCAGGGGATGGGCGGGTCTTCTTTGCCCCGAATCAAATGAACTGTGA